From the genome of Ovis aries strain OAR_USU_Benz2616 breed Rambouillet chromosome 5, ARS-UI_Ramb_v3.0, whole genome shotgun sequence:
tttaaaaaatgagtattaggaaagagaaaaacattaaatGAAGGAAGCCAGGATGTCTGGTCCTCAACGTTATGTGCCCAGTTACTTATGAGAGTCCTCTGAAGGCCCTGTGAATGAGAGATGGTGCCCCGCTAATGAGCCGCACAAGGGCCCCCTTCATGTCCCTGTTCCTCAGACTGTAGATGAAGGGGTCCAGCATGGGGGTGACCATGGTGTACATCACCGAGGCCACCAGACTCGTCCTAGAGGATGAAGTGACTGCAGAACTGAGGTAGACCCCTAGGCCTGTGCCATAGAACAAGGAGACCACTGAGAGGTGAGACCCACAGGTGGAAAAGGCTTTGTACTTCCCTCTGGCTGATGAAATTCTCAGGATGGAGGAGAAAATCTTAGAGTAAGAAAAGAGGAtcccagagagaggaaaaatacCTAGGATAATAGTCATAAAATACACCACTGTGTTATTGATGAGGGTTTCAGAACAGGCAAGCTTCAGGACTTCAGGAAGATCACAGAAAAAGTGTGGGATCTTCATGCTTCTGCAGAAGGACAGCTTCAAAAGGGTTAAGGTCATGAGCAGGGAGCCTGTGACACTGAGGCTCCAGGACCCCAGAGCCAGCAGCCCACAGAGCCGGGGGTTCATGATGACCATGTAGTGCAGGGGGTGACAGATGGCCAcaaagcggtcataggccatcacacTCAGGATTAAATTGTCCAGGCATCCAAACacaacgaaaaaaaaaaaacctggctgAGGCAGCCTGCATAGGTGATAACTTGACTCTGTTTCTGGATGTTCCACAGCATCTTtgggatggtggtggaggtgaaaCCGATGTCCGCAAAGGAcaggttggagaggaagaagtacatgggggtgtggaggtgggagtcTGAGATGACGGCCAGGATGATGGCCAGGTTCCCAGTGAATGTGACCAGGTATATGGACAGAAACAGCCCGAAGAGGAGAGGCCGCAGGTCTGGGTCCTCTGCGAATCCCAAGAGGAGAAAGTTTCTGATTCctgtttggttttctctttccatGATTATGCCGGGCTAGccaacaaagaggaaaaaagcaataCAAAATTTACCCCAAATAAACATTCcccagaaagacagaaatatccTTAACCCAAACCCGGGGAGATCATGAAGTCATTCATTTTGGCTCAGGATTGACTTTCTTTGATGACAAATTGTGGTTACTGTTGACATCTGGAAAAATCATCTCAAGTTTGGCACTTCTCAAACTGTGGTTCCTGAGCACCACCAGAAACCTCTAGAAATGTTAGAAATACACATTGTTTTAGGCTTGTCTGACCTgcgtttgtgctcagttgtgtgtctggctcttggtgaccccatggactgtagcttgctagacccctctgtccatgggattgcccaggcaagaatactggagtgggttgcagtttcctcctccgggagatcttcccaacgcaggtgtagaacctgcgtctcctgtatctcctgaattgccaggtggattcttttccactgaatcaTCTTTGACCTACTGAGTCAGATATGCTGGGTGTGAAGCCAGCACTTGGCACTTCAACAAGACCCCATGGAAACTTTGACACAtacaagtttgagaagcactgctctagTGCTTGCTTGCATCCCCAAACAATCATCATTTTCCTGGAGTCCCTGATGACTACTATTGAGCATTCTGCCCAGTTCTTTGGGAATGGGGAATTCCCTAAATCTTCTAGGCAGCTCTTCTCACTCACTGAGAGTTTCTTAGATCCTCTGGACCTTAGGTGCTCCttttgctaaaaaagaaaaacacccctAATATTATTGTTAATCaccatttatatttcatttatattatcaATGTCCTTACACAAATTCAATCAAAAATTGAATTTCTAAATATAGACTCCTAGAGTTCCTAAATATTGAGTTTATCTTCACATAAATCATCTCTTGGTTTTAGCTTTGGGTGGGTGcatgcttagtcctgtccaactctttgagaccccatgggtctgtagcctgccaggctcctctgtccatggaattttccaggcaggaatactgaagtgggttgccattttctactcccaaggggatcttccccacccaaggatggaacctgagtctccttcattggctggtggattttttaccaccaaGCAACCTTTGAAGCCCATAAAAACATACCTATCATCTCCAAAAAATGTCCTTATATTCTTTTGTGTGGTATGAATACTTAAAATCTATTCCTCTAACATATTTTAAAGagtacaatactgtattattaaCTCTGTTTACTATGTTatatccccggagaaggaaatggcaacccactccagtattcctgtctggaaaattccatggacagaggagcatggtgggttacAATTGATGGAGCTGcaagtcagactcgacttagtgactagaccaccaccaccaccaccacgttaTATGCCAGATctctagaatttattcattttgcaTAACAAATCTTATAAGAATTCCCTATTTCCCTTCCTTTCCAGACAATAGTTCCAATCAACACTCTATTCCATGCTTCCATGAGTTTGATGATTTTAGAtgcctcatgtaagtggaatcatacactatttattcttttctgtctggcttatttcacttattataATGTCCTCTAGATTCATCCGAGG
Proteins encoded in this window:
- the LOC101103474 gene encoding LOW QUALITY PROTEIN: olfactory receptor 7C2-like (The sequence of the model RefSeq protein was modified relative to this genomic sequence to represent the inferred CDS: deleted 2 bases in 1 codon), giving the protein MERENQTGIRNFLLLGFAEDPDLRPLLFGLFLSIYLVTFTGNLAIILAVISDSHLHTPMYFFLSNLSFADIGFTSTTIPKMLWNIQKQSQVITYAGCLSQVFFFSVFGCLDNLILSVMAYDRFVAICHPLHYMVIMNPRLCGLLALGSWSLSVTGSLLMTLTLLKLSFCRSMKIPHFFCDLPEVLKLACSETLINNTVVYFMTIILGIFPLSGILFSYSKIFSSILRISSARGKYKAFSTCGSHLSVVSLFYGTGLGVYLSSAVTSSSRTSLVASVMYTMVTPMLDPFIYSLRNRDMKGALVRLISGAPSLIHRAFRGLS